The genomic region TCCTAAGCCCCTTCTGCGCAGGGGTGACGGCGACAAGACGCCGCCGCGCCCACGCTTACCGCCACGCCTCTTCGACCGTCACCACGGCGCGCCCCCGCGCCCGCCACGAGGAAGAGGACAACCATGTCTCAGAAAACCCGCAACGATCTTAGCACGATCCTGAAAGCCGCCCTCAGCAAGCCGCTGGGCTCCGGCGGCGACATCCGCATGACCGCCGCGCTGACCGGCCGCCACCCCGCCGAAATCGTCCAGGCCATGTCGGAGATGTCGAACCCGGAAGCGCTCGCCGTTTTCAACTGGCTCGACAACCCACGCGCCGCCGAAGTTTTGGATGAACTGGATTCGGAAACCGTCCGATTTCTGACGGGCAACGCTCCGCCGGGCCGCATCGCCGAGCTGCTGGACCACCTGCCGATGGATGACGCCGCCGAAGTCATCTCCGAGGCCGATCCCGCGCAGGCCGAGACGCTGCTGGCGGATCTCAGCAAGCGTGCGCCTGAAGACGCCGCCGAAGTGCGCCGCCTGCTCGCCTATCCCGAGTACTCCGCCGGCCGTTTGATGACGGACAAGTTCGCCTGGGTCGCGCCGTCCTCCACCGCCGCCCAGGTTCTGGATTATCTGCGCGCCAACGCCGACATGCTGGAAACGGTCAATGACATTTACGTGCTCGATCCCAGCCGCAAACTGCTGGGCGTCTCGCCGATCCGCCGCGTGCTGACCGCGACGCCCGAGCAAACGATCCGCGATTTCATGACGCCCGATCCGATCAGCATCGCTCCGGAAAAGGAGCAGCAGGACGCCGCGATTCTGATCTCGCGTTACGATATCCTGACCCTGCCCGTCACCAATGAGAACGGCCAGATGCTGGGCATCGTGACGATCGACGACACCATCGACGTTCTGGTGGAGGAGTTCGACGAGGACTATCTGCGCTCGGTCGGTTCCGACGCTGAGGAGCTGGAGCGCAAAAGCCCGGTGCAGATCGC from Capsulimonas corticalis harbors:
- the mgtE gene encoding magnesium transporter yields the protein MSQKTRNDLSTILKAALSKPLGSGGDIRMTAALTGRHPAEIVQAMSEMSNPEALAVFNWLDNPRAAEVLDELDSETVRFLTGNAPPGRIAELLDHLPMDDAAEVISEADPAQAETLLADLSKRAPEDAAEVRRLLAYPEYSAGRLMTDKFAWVAPSSTAAQVLDYLRANADMLETVNDIYVLDPSRKLLGVSPIRRVLTATPEQTIRDFMTPDPISIAPEKEQQDAAILISRYDILTLPVTNENGQMLGIVTIDDTIDVLVEEFDEDYLRSVGSDAEELERKSPVQIALLRMPWIMATMFIELLAGVVIHVFDATLTKFILLASFMPIISAISGNTGLQSAAIIIRGLSSGQVQLENWRQAVTRQMATTVILGAACAVTLGVIGGIWDRHWAFGFVVFLGMFASVNIAGIVGTVVPLLSKRAGFDPALTAGPFETAFQDVVGISIFLSLASTLLRWLH